A single window of Flavobacterium aestivum DNA harbors:
- the mreC gene encoding rod shape-determining protein MreC: MQQIFSFILKNSNRLLFLLLLGISLSLTIQSHSFHRSKVISSANFLSGGVYERINSIEEYLHLKEQNDELARENANLKSLLFKTQDTAKAPNLDSLKGVLPKDIVVCKVIHNSYNLHENFLTLNAGAKSGVKPDMGVINSLGIVGITDNVSANYSTVISILNIKSQINAKIKHSNHFGTLNWDGKNAGFVQLIDVPRLASIKKGDTIVTGGQSVIFPENIGIGTIDKIFIPGDKTHYYTINVKLFNDMTNLGHVYIIKTENSEEIRNLENQEKKDE; encoded by the coding sequence ATGCAGCAAATATTTTCATTTATTCTAAAAAACAGTAATAGATTACTGTTTTTGCTGCTTTTGGGTATTTCGTTATCTCTTACTATACAATCCCATTCTTTTCATAGGAGTAAAGTCATCAGTTCTGCCAATTTTCTAAGTGGTGGTGTATATGAAAGAATCAATTCTATAGAAGAATATCTTCATTTAAAAGAACAAAATGATGAATTGGCTCGCGAAAATGCCAACTTGAAGAGTTTATTGTTTAAGACTCAGGATACTGCCAAGGCTCCTAATTTAGACAGCTTAAAAGGTGTTCTGCCAAAAGATATTGTTGTCTGCAAAGTGATTCATAACTCATACAATCTACATGAGAATTTTTTAACATTGAATGCTGGTGCAAAATCTGGTGTTAAACCTGACATGGGAGTTATTAATAGTTTAGGAATAGTTGGTATAACCGATAATGTATCTGCTAATTATTCTACTGTTATTAGTATCTTAAATATTAAATCTCAAATAAACGCCAAAATTAAACATTCGAATCATTTTGGGACCTTGAATTGGGATGGAAAAAATGCAGGTTTTGTGCAATTGATTGACGTACCGAGATTAGCTTCTATTAAAAAAGGAGATACAATCGTAACAGGTGGCCAATCAGTAATTTTCCCTGAAAACATTGGTATAGGAACAATTGACAAAATATTTATTCCAGGTGATAAAACCCATTATTATACTATTAATGTAAAATTATTTAATGATATGACTAATTTGGGTCATGTTTATATTATTAAGACTGAAAACAGCGAAGAGATTAGAAATTTAGAAAATCAAGAGAAAAAAGATGAATAG
- the purH gene encoding bifunctional phosphoribosylaminoimidazolecarboxamide formyltransferase/IMP cyclohydrolase, translating to MNTTKTIKSALISVFSKEGLEPIVRKLHEQNVIFYSTGGTEEFIKNLGIPVIPVEDVTSYPSILGGRVKTLHPKVFGGILNRQDNESDVQQMQEYNIPQLDLVIVDLYPFEKTVASGASEEDIIEKIDIGGISLIRAAAKNFKDTVIVPSMDQYGIFLDMITTQNGATTLADRKLLATKAFHVSSHYDGAIFNYFNTDETIYKTSIENGQVLRYGENPHQKGFFFGDFDAMFTKVHGKELSYNNLLDVDAAVNLIHEFKTDGPTFAILKHNNACGLATRKTICEAYNVALACDPTSAFGGVLIANATIDIATANEINKLFCEVVIAPSYDAEAIAILQEKKNRIILIQNEVELPQKQVRTCLNGLLIQERNNITDTKADLKTVTTKAPTEQEIDDLIFASKVCKNTKSNTIVFAKNGTLISSGTGQTSRVDALMQAVEKAKSFGFSLEGASMASDAFFPFPDCVQLAKEAGVTAVIQPGGSIKDELSINYCNENNLAMVFTGTRHFKH from the coding sequence ATGAATACAACAAAAACAATCAAATCCGCATTAATTTCTGTCTTTTCAAAAGAAGGTCTTGAACCAATTGTAAGAAAACTACATGAGCAAAATGTAATTTTTTATTCTACTGGAGGTACTGAAGAATTCATTAAAAATTTAGGAATTCCTGTAATCCCTGTTGAAGATGTAACTTCTTACCCTTCTATCTTAGGTGGTAGAGTAAAAACCTTACACCCAAAGGTTTTTGGAGGAATCTTAAACCGTCAGGACAATGAAAGTGATGTGCAGCAAATGCAGGAATACAACATTCCGCAACTTGATTTGGTAATTGTTGATTTATATCCTTTTGAAAAAACAGTTGCTTCGGGAGCTAGTGAAGAAGATATTATAGAAAAAATAGATATTGGTGGTATTTCATTGATCCGTGCAGCCGCAAAAAACTTTAAAGATACCGTAATCGTTCCGTCTATGGATCAATATGGCATATTTTTGGACATGATTACTACCCAAAATGGAGCTACCACTCTTGCTGACAGAAAATTATTGGCTACCAAAGCTTTTCATGTTTCTTCGCATTATGATGGAGCAATCTTTAATTATTTCAACACAGACGAAACAATTTATAAAACCAGTATAGAAAACGGACAAGTATTGAGATATGGAGAAAATCCTCATCAAAAAGGATTTTTCTTTGGAGATTTTGATGCGATGTTCACCAAAGTTCACGGTAAAGAATTATCATACAACAACTTATTAGATGTAGATGCTGCTGTAAACTTAATCCACGAATTTAAGACTGACGGACCAACATTTGCAATTTTAAAACATAACAACGCTTGTGGATTAGCAACAAGAAAAACTATTTGCGAAGCATACAATGTTGCATTGGCTTGTGACCCTACCTCTGCTTTTGGAGGCGTATTGATTGCAAATGCAACAATTGACATTGCTACTGCCAACGAAATAAACAAACTATTCTGCGAAGTGGTTATCGCTCCATCTTATGATGCCGAAGCAATTGCTATTTTACAAGAAAAGAAAAATAGAATTATATTGATTCAAAACGAAGTGGAATTGCCTCAAAAACAGGTAAGAACTTGTTTGAATGGATTATTGATCCAAGAAAGAAACAACATTACTGATACTAAAGCAGACCTAAAAACCGTTACAACAAAAGCACCAACAGAGCAAGAAATTGACGATTTGATTTTTGCATCTAAAGTATGTAAGAATACTAAATCAAACACAATTGTTTTTGCTAAAAATGGAACTTTAATTTCTTCTGGAACTGGACAAACATCAAGAGTAGATGCCTTGATGCAAGCTGTTGAGAAAGCAAAATCTTTTGGTTTTAGCCTAGAAGGAGCTTCTATGGCGAGTGATGCATTTTTCCCTTTTCCGGATTGTGTGCAACTTGCAAAAGAAGCCGGAGTAACAGCTGTAATTCAACCAGGAGGATCAATCAAAGACGAATTAAGCATTAATTATTGCAACGAAAACAATCTTGCAATGGTATTTACAGGAACACGTCATTTTAAACATTAA
- a CDS encoding cupin-like domain-containing protein, with translation MSFIFKPVDTVESITREDFKKNYLDKKKPLIIKGLTKDWPAREKWSTDYFKQIAGDIEVKLVDNSKADPAKVINSSIASMKFGEYLDLIKREPTDLRIFFFNLFKHRPDLVNDIKVPKDLMGGFIESMPAMFFGGSKAITFLHYDIDLPHLFHTHFGGRKHIILFDYKWKKRLYCIPNTTYALEDYDVTNPDFEKFPALKGVEGYEVFLEHGDTLFMPTGMWHWMRYIDGSFSLTLRAWDRSITRKMASVWSLFMHGAVDSAIKVIFKERYAKWREKLTFKIAEKELKNGKPK, from the coding sequence ATGAGCTTTATTTTTAAACCAGTTGATACCGTTGAGTCTATTACTAGAGAAGATTTCAAGAAAAACTATTTGGATAAAAAAAAGCCATTAATCATAAAAGGATTAACTAAAGATTGGCCGGCCAGAGAAAAATGGTCTACCGATTATTTCAAACAAATTGCAGGAGATATTGAAGTTAAATTAGTCGATAATTCCAAAGCTGATCCAGCCAAAGTGATCAATTCCTCTATTGCTAGTATGAAATTTGGTGAGTATCTTGACTTAATAAAAAGAGAGCCAACTGACTTACGGATCTTTTTCTTTAATCTGTTTAAACATAGGCCAGATTTGGTTAATGATATAAAAGTTCCTAAAGATTTAATGGGAGGATTTATCGAAAGTATGCCAGCTATGTTTTTTGGTGGCTCAAAGGCTATTACTTTTTTACATTATGATATAGATTTACCACATCTTTTTCATACCCATTTTGGAGGAAGAAAACACATAATATTGTTTGATTATAAGTGGAAAAAAAGACTTTATTGTATTCCTAACACCACTTATGCCTTAGAAGATTATGATGTTACTAATCCTGATTTTGAGAAATTCCCAGCTTTAAAAGGAGTAGAAGGATATGAAGTTTTCTTAGAGCATGGAGATACTTTATTTATGCCAACTGGAATGTGGCATTGGATGCGTTATATAGATGGCTCTTTCTCTTTGACACTTCGTGCATGGGATAGATCAATAACCAGGAAAATGGCGAGTGTTTGGAGTTTGTTTATGCACGGTGCGGTAGATAGTGCCATAAAAGTGATTTTTAAAGAGCGTTATGCAAAATGGCGTGAGAAATTGACATTTAAAATCGCAGAAAAAGAACTTAAAAATGGGAAACCAAAATAA
- a CDS encoding ABC transporter permease — MLVYLRLLKESFGFAMNALRSNKLRTLLSLLGVTIGIFSIIAVLAAVDSLDRKISKDLSSLDKNTIYLLKFSFGPSDIPQWKREQFPNVKYTEYVYLKGAMTHTDQLGYQIFTKRESIKYGSNTVSDINIVPVSHEFIDIQGLEFEKGRFYNESEANSGSSVIVLGNEIAKSLFNDSEPIGKNVRLYGQRFTVIGVLKKQGSSMFGDSDDSSVFIPVNFVRRLYGDNNPNLTNVIIFKPEKGVDMEEYKSEISQKLRNFRGLKAGEIDNFFINVFAGFLNIIDEIIQKMNIVGWIISGFSLLVGGFGIANIMFVSVKERTNLIGIQKSLGAKNRFILFQFLFEAVILSVLGGIIGLFMVWIIALILTKALDFEFVLGFGNILLGTGLAAVIGLISGILPAISASKLDPVEAIRTGM; from the coding sequence ATGTTAGTTTATCTGCGATTATTAAAAGAGAGTTTTGGTTTTGCAATGAATGCATTGCGAAGTAATAAATTAAGAACATTACTTTCTTTATTGGGTGTTACGATTGGAATATTTTCTATAATAGCAGTACTCGCAGCTGTAGACTCTTTGGATAGAAAAATTTCCAAAGATTTGAGTAGTTTAGATAAAAATACAATTTATTTATTAAAATTCTCTTTTGGTCCTTCGGATATACCACAATGGAAAAGAGAACAATTTCCTAATGTTAAATACACAGAGTATGTTTATTTGAAAGGAGCAATGACTCATACCGATCAATTGGGTTATCAAATTTTTACTAAACGGGAATCTATAAAATACGGCTCTAATACAGTTAGTGATATAAATATCGTGCCAGTTTCACATGAGTTTATTGATATTCAGGGATTAGAGTTTGAAAAGGGGAGGTTTTATAATGAGTCTGAAGCTAATTCCGGATCTTCAGTTATTGTTTTGGGGAACGAAATTGCAAAATCACTATTTAATGACTCAGAGCCTATTGGAAAAAATGTTAGATTGTACGGGCAGCGCTTTACGGTTATTGGGGTTTTAAAAAAGCAAGGATCCAGCATGTTTGGTGACAGTGATGATTCATCTGTTTTTATTCCGGTTAATTTTGTTCGTAGGTTGTATGGGGATAATAATCCTAACCTAACTAATGTGATCATATTTAAACCAGAGAAAGGAGTGGATATGGAAGAATATAAAAGCGAAATATCTCAAAAACTACGAAATTTTAGAGGATTGAAGGCTGGAGAAATAGATAATTTCTTTATTAATGTGTTTGCTGGTTTTCTAAATATCATTGATGAGATCATTCAAAAAATGAATATTGTAGGTTGGATTATAAGCGGATTTTCATTGCTTGTTGGTGGTTTTGGAATTGCTAATATTATGTTTGTTTCTGTTAAAGAGCGTACAAATTTAATTGGTATACAAAAGTCATTAGGTGCCAAAAACCGTTTTATATTGTTTCAGTTTTTGTTCGAGGCCGTGATACTTTCTGTTTTGGGAGGTATAATTGGATTATTTATGGTTTGGATAATCGCTTTAATTCTGACTAAGGCTTTGGACTTTGAATTTGTTTTGGGATTTGGAAATATTCTTTTGGGAACTGGTTTAGCGGCTGTTATTGGTCTTATTTCGGGAATTCTCCCAGCAATTTCAGCATCAAAACTGGATCCAGTAGAAGCGATTAGAACTGGAATGTGA
- the fbaA gene encoding class II fructose-bisphosphate aldolase: MAHNIKPGVATGDQVQEIFNYAKEKGFALPAVNVTGSDTINGVLETAAKLNAPVIIQFSNGGAQFNAGKGLSNAGEKSAIAGGIAGAKHIHTLAEAYGATVILHTDHCAKKLLPWIDGLLDASEAHFAATGKPLFSSHMIDLSEEPIEENIEICKGYLERMSKMGMTLEIELGITGGEEDGVDNSNVDSSKLYTQPEEVAYAYEELSKISPRFTIAAAFGNVHGVYKPGNVKLTPKILKNSQDYVQEKFKTGPNPVDFVFHGGSGSTLEEIREGISYGVIKMNIDTDLQFAFTEGVRDFVLNNIEYLKTQIGNPEGADVPNKKHYDPRKWLREGESTFNARLEQAFADLNNVNTL, encoded by the coding sequence ATGGCACACAACATTAAACCAGGAGTTGCTACAGGCGATCAAGTACAAGAGATTTTCAATTATGCAAAAGAAAAAGGTTTTGCCTTACCTGCTGTAAATGTAACAGGTTCAGACACTATAAATGGGGTACTTGAAACTGCTGCAAAACTAAATGCACCAGTTATCATTCAATTCTCAAATGGTGGAGCACAATTTAATGCTGGAAAAGGACTTTCTAATGCTGGTGAAAAATCGGCTATTGCTGGTGGTATTGCTGGAGCAAAACACATTCATACCTTAGCAGAAGCATACGGAGCAACTGTAATTTTGCATACTGATCACTGTGCTAAAAAATTATTACCTTGGATTGATGGACTATTAGATGCTTCTGAAGCACATTTTGCTGCTACAGGAAAACCATTATTTTCATCACATATGATTGACTTATCTGAAGAGCCAATCGAAGAAAATATCGAAATCTGCAAAGGATATTTAGAGAGAATGAGCAAAATGGGAATGACACTAGAAATTGAACTTGGTATTACAGGTGGTGAAGAAGACGGTGTTGACAACTCTAATGTTGATAGCTCAAAATTATATACTCAACCAGAAGAAGTAGCTTATGCTTACGAAGAATTATCTAAAATAAGCCCAAGATTCACAATTGCAGCTGCTTTTGGTAACGTTCATGGAGTTTACAAACCAGGTAATGTAAAATTAACTCCAAAAATCTTAAAAAATTCTCAAGACTACGTTCAAGAAAAATTCAAAACCGGGCCAAACCCTGTTGATTTCGTTTTCCACGGTGGATCAGGCTCTACTTTAGAAGAAATCAGAGAAGGAATTAGCTATGGTGTTATAAAAATGAATATTGACACTGACTTGCAATTTGCATTTACAGAAGGTGTTCGTGACTTTGTACTTAACAATATCGAGTACCTTAAAACTCAAATTGGAAATCCTGAAGGAGCTGACGTACCAAACAAAAAACATTACGACCCAAGAAAATGGTTGCGTGAAGGTGAATCTACCTTCAATGCGAGACTTGAGCAAGCTTTTGCTGACTTAAATAACGTGAATACACTATAA
- the mrdA gene encoding penicillin-binding protein 2, translating to MRKVLLPTLIIIGASLLIIRIFYLQIIDDSFKLKSENNAIKIKYDYPERGYIYDRNGVLLVANQPSYDIMVIPRELNNTDTLEFCKLLNITKDDFIKRIEKAKVYSPRLPSVFLAQLNKTEFAAFQEKIRKFEGFYFQKRSLRDYEVNFGANIFGSINQVNEKQIEKNHYYKSGDLIGVQGVEESYEEILRGIKGVKYFQKDKFNREIGSYKEGKYDTIPVQGEDINLTIDSEIQKYGEQLMVNKRGGIVAIEPKTGEILALVTAPSYDPGILVGRQRSKNYTKLYHDSIAKPLYDRGLLAEYPPGSPFKIMTGLVGLQEGVVDEETTFVCHHGFYYAPGRFQRCHCGGGVQNLHVGIYKSCNAYFSNVYLRTIGKYKSTPYSVDVWSNHVRSFGLGEFMGYDLPTGRRGKIPTSKTYKRMYPGWGYSGKTIISNAIGQGEVLATPIQLANMMATVANHGYYYTPHIIKKIKGEKIDSKFTTKHVTTIDEKYFPPMISGLFDVYNRGTAYGLRVEGIDICGKTGTAENFAKIGGKRVQLKDHSIFVAFAPKDNPKIAIAVLVENGGFGATIAGPIASLMIEKYLRKKITRTDLETRVLNTSLQSRYAILGGLSDEVKRQLFVQDSIKNSKLIEAQKRDSIKTKKQ from the coding sequence ATGAGAAAAGTCTTGCTACCAACTTTAATTATTATTGGTGCATCTTTGTTAATCATACGTATTTTTTACCTGCAGATTATTGATGATTCTTTTAAATTGAAATCAGAAAATAATGCAATTAAAATAAAATATGATTATCCGGAGAGAGGTTATATTTATGATAGAAATGGAGTGTTGTTGGTTGCAAATCAACCCTCTTACGATATAATGGTAATCCCAAGAGAGTTGAATAATACAGATACTCTTGAGTTTTGTAAATTGTTGAATATTACCAAGGATGATTTTATCAAAAGAATAGAAAAAGCAAAAGTATACAGCCCTAGATTACCTTCGGTATTTTTGGCTCAATTAAATAAAACTGAATTTGCTGCTTTTCAAGAAAAAATCAGAAAATTTGAAGGCTTTTATTTTCAAAAGCGTTCCTTACGTGATTATGAAGTAAATTTCGGAGCTAATATTTTTGGATCTATTAATCAGGTTAATGAGAAGCAAATTGAAAAAAACCATTATTATAAAAGCGGCGATTTAATTGGTGTACAAGGGGTTGAGGAAAGCTACGAAGAAATTCTTCGTGGAATAAAAGGAGTTAAATACTTTCAGAAAGATAAATTCAATCGAGAAATAGGTTCCTACAAAGAAGGAAAATACGATACTATTCCCGTACAAGGTGAAGATATTAACCTGACTATTGATTCCGAAATTCAAAAATATGGTGAACAATTAATGGTAAACAAAAGAGGAGGTATAGTTGCTATCGAACCTAAAACGGGAGAAATTTTGGCGCTTGTTACCGCTCCTTCCTATGATCCAGGAATTTTGGTGGGAAGACAGCGATCTAAAAATTACACAAAACTATATCATGATTCTATTGCAAAACCACTTTATGATAGAGGACTGCTAGCAGAATACCCTCCTGGTTCTCCTTTTAAAATTATGACAGGCTTAGTCGGATTACAAGAGGGAGTTGTAGATGAAGAGACCACTTTTGTTTGTCATCACGGTTTTTATTACGCTCCTGGACGATTTCAAAGATGCCATTGCGGTGGTGGAGTGCAAAATCTACATGTTGGGATTTATAAATCGTGTAATGCCTATTTCTCTAATGTATATCTAAGAACAATTGGGAAATATAAAAGTACTCCTTATTCAGTCGATGTTTGGAGTAATCATGTTAGAAGTTTTGGATTAGGTGAATTTATGGGGTATGATTTGCCAACAGGAAGAAGAGGGAAGATCCCGACTTCCAAAACCTATAAAAGAATGTATCCTGGATGGGGTTATAGTGGAAAAACAATTATATCCAATGCCATCGGTCAGGGGGAAGTATTGGCGACTCCAATCCAATTGGCAAACATGATGGCAACTGTTGCAAATCATGGGTATTACTATACCCCTCACATCATTAAAAAAATCAAAGGCGAGAAAATCGATTCTAAGTTTACAACTAAACATGTTACAACTATTGACGAAAAATATTTTCCTCCTATGATAAGCGGATTGTTTGATGTTTACAACAGAGGAACTGCTTACGGTTTGCGCGTGGAAGGAATCGATATTTGCGGAAAAACGGGTACTGCCGAGAATTTTGCCAAAATTGGTGGTAAAAGAGTTCAGCTGAAAGACCATTCCATTTTTGTTGCTTTTGCCCCTAAAGATAATCCCAAAATAGCTATTGCTGTTTTGGTTGAAAACGGAGGATTTGGAGCTACCATTGCCGGCCCTATTGCCAGTTTAATGATTGAAAAATATTTGAGAAAAAAAATTACCAGAACCGATTTGGAGACCAGAGTACTGAATACAAGCCTTCAAAGCCGTTATGCAATACTAGGAGGGCTTTCGGATGAAGTAAAAAGACAATTGTTCGTTCAGGACTCTATTAAGAACAGTAAGTTAATAGAAGCGCAAAAAAGGGATTCAATTAAGACCAAAAAACAATAG
- the accD gene encoding acetyl-CoA carboxylase, carboxyltransferase subunit beta — MAWFKRKEKGITTATEDKMDIPKGLWYKSPTGKIIDADELARNLFVSPEDGFHVRIGSAAYFDILFDNNEFVELDKNMTSKDPLHFVDTKKYADRLKEVMEKTQLKDAVRTGVGKSKGKELVICCMDFAFIGGSMGAVVGEKIARGIDHAIKNKLPFVMISKSGGARMMEAAYSLMQLAKTSVKLAQLAEAKLPYISLCTDPTTGGTTASYAMLGDINISEPGALIGFAGPRVVRDTTGKDLPEGFQTAEFLLEHGFLDFITARKELKDKINLYIDLIQNNEIR; from the coding sequence ATGGCTTGGTTTAAAAGAAAAGAAAAAGGAATTACTACGGCTACCGAAGACAAAATGGACATCCCAAAAGGCCTTTGGTACAAATCACCTACCGGTAAAATTATTGATGCTGATGAATTGGCTCGTAATTTATTTGTAAGCCCCGAAGATGGTTTCCATGTTAGAATTGGAAGTGCAGCCTATTTTGATATTTTATTTGACAACAATGAATTTGTTGAATTAGATAAAAACATGACTTCTAAAGATCCTTTGCATTTTGTTGATACAAAAAAATATGCAGACCGATTAAAAGAGGTTATGGAAAAAACTCAACTTAAAGATGCTGTTCGTACTGGTGTTGGAAAATCTAAAGGCAAAGAATTAGTAATTTGCTGTATGGATTTTGCTTTTATCGGTGGATCAATGGGAGCTGTTGTAGGTGAGAAAATTGCAAGAGGAATTGATCATGCTATCAAAAACAAATTACCATTTGTAATGATCTCTAAATCAGGTGGTGCCAGAATGATGGAAGCTGCTTATTCATTAATGCAATTAGCAAAAACATCTGTAAAATTAGCTCAATTGGCCGAAGCGAAGTTACCTTATATCTCACTTTGTACCGACCCAACAACAGGAGGAACTACTGCCTCATATGCTATGCTTGGGGATATTAATATTTCTGAACCAGGTGCCTTAATTGGATTTGCTGGACCAAGGGTAGTTAGAGATACTACTGGAAAAGATTTACCAGAAGGTTTTCAAACAGCCGAATTTCTTCTTGAACATGGTTTCTTAGATTTTATTACAGCCAGAAAAGAATTGAAAGATAAAATCAACTTATATATCGATTTGATTCAAAATAATGAAATTAGATAG
- a CDS encoding rod shape-determining protein MreD, translated as MNSTVLVNIFRFVLLLALQILVFNNMNFGGYVTAFPYILFIILYPVNGNKYGLLLSSFFLGIIMDLFCNSGGVHATACVLLAYFRPVFFKFSFGLSYEYQTIRLNDVLTPERFTFILLAVITHNTILFLLESFQISFILDVLLRTLLSTIFTIITCVILIYLIKPNKR; from the coding sequence ATGAATAGCACGGTATTAGTGAACATTTTTCGTTTTGTGCTTTTATTAGCTTTACAAATTCTAGTTTTTAATAATATGAATTTTGGAGGTTATGTAACTGCATTTCCTTATATCCTTTTCATCATTCTTTACCCTGTAAACGGGAATAAATACGGGCTTTTACTATCCAGTTTTTTTCTTGGAATAATAATGGATTTATTTTGTAATTCTGGTGGTGTTCATGCTACAGCATGTGTTCTACTAGCTTACTTCAGACCAGTCTTTTTTAAATTTTCTTTTGGTTTAAGCTATGAATATCAGACTATAAGGCTAAATGATGTTTTAACACCTGAACGATTTACTTTTATTTTATTAGCAGTAATAACACATAATACAATCTTGTTCTTATTAGAATCTTTTCAGATAAGCTTTATTCTAGACGTTTTACTTAGAACTTTATTAAGCACCATTTTCACCATTATCACTTGCGTAATATTAATTTATCTTATAAAGCCAAATAAACGATGA
- a CDS encoding rod shape-determining protein — MGFFDFMTEDIAIDLGTANTLIIHNDKVVIDSPSIVARDRISGKIIAVGKEANMMQGKTHENIKTIRPLKDGVIADFDASEKMISMFIKSIPALKKRMFTPALRMVVCIPSGITEVEMRAVKESCERVNGKEVYLIHEPMAAAIGIGIDIMQPKGNMIVDIGGGTTEIAVIALGGIVCDKSVKIAGDVFTNDIVYYMRTQHNLFVGESTAEKIKIQIGAAIEDLETPPEDMSVQGRDLLTGKPKQVEVSYREIAKALDKSIQRIEDAVMETLSQTPPELAADIYNTGIYLAGGGSMLRGLDKRISQKTDLPVYIAEDPLRAVVRGTGMALKNISKFKNILIK, encoded by the coding sequence ATGGGATTTTTTGATTTCATGACTGAGGATATCGCGATAGACCTTGGTACAGCAAACACTTTAATCATTCACAATGACAAAGTCGTAATTGACAGTCCATCTATAGTTGCGCGTGATAGAATATCAGGCAAAATTATTGCAGTTGGTAAAGAAGCCAATATGATGCAAGGGAAGACACATGAAAACATAAAAACAATAAGACCTTTGAAAGATGGTGTAATTGCAGATTTTGATGCTTCAGAAAAAATGATCAGTATGTTTATTAAAAGCATACCTGCATTGAAAAAAAGAATGTTTACACCTGCCCTTCGAATGGTTGTTTGTATTCCTTCTGGAATTACCGAGGTGGAGATGAGAGCGGTTAAAGAATCTTGTGAAAGAGTTAATGGTAAAGAAGTTTATTTGATTCATGAGCCTATGGCAGCTGCTATCGGTATTGGTATCGATATTATGCAACCAAAAGGAAACATGATTGTTGATATCGGTGGAGGAACTACAGAAATTGCCGTAATCGCTTTAGGTGGTATCGTTTGTGACAAATCCGTTAAAATTGCGGGTGATGTATTTACAAATGACATCGTTTATTATATGCGTACACAACACAACCTTTTTGTTGGAGAAAGTACTGCAGAGAAAATAAAAATACAAATTGGTGCTGCAATCGAAGATTTAGAGACACCTCCAGAAGATATGTCTGTTCAAGGAAGAGACTTACTAACTGGTAAACCTAAACAAGTTGAAGTATCTTATAGAGAAATTGCCAAAGCATTAGATAAATCTATACAAAGAATTGAAGATGCTGTAATGGAAACATTATCTCAAACTCCTCCTGAGTTAGCTGCTGATATTTACAACACTGGTATTTACTTAGCTGGTGGGGGATCTATGTTAAGAGGTCTTGACAAAAGAATTTCCCAAAAAACAGATTTACCGGTTTACATCGCAGAAGATCCTTTAAGAGCTGTAGTTCGAGGAACCGGAATGGCACTTAAAAATATTTCAAAATTTAAAAATATCTTAATTAAATAG